The Curtobacterium herbarum genome contains the following window.
TGGTTCTCGATGAGCCGCGACGGCCTGATGCCGAAGTGGTTCGCCAAGACCGACCCGAAGCGCCACGTGCCGACCCGGGTGACCTGGATCCTCGGCATCGCCTCCGCCGTCCTGGCCGGGGTGCTGCCGATCGGGGTCGTCGCCGAACTGACGAACATCGGCATCCTGCTGGCGTTCGTCGTCGTCTGCACCGCGGTCATCGTGCTCCGCTACCGGCAGCCCGACCTCGACCGCCAGTTCCGGCTCCCCTTCATGCCGATCGTGCCGGCGATCGGGGTGCTCGCGTCGCTCTGGCTCGTCTCGTTCCTGCAGTGGGAGACGTGGGTGCGGTTCGCGGTCTGGTTCGCGATCGGCCTCGGCGTGTACTTCGGCTACTCGCGGAAGCACAGCAAGCTCGCGCAGCCCAGCGAGCGCTGACCCCGCGCTGCGGGTAGCGCAGCCACAGACCACAGCGACCCGACCGCCCAGGAGGCGGCCGGGTCGCTGTCCGTCAGCGCTGCAGACGGTGCCGGGGATCCAGCAGGTTCAGTACACCTTGCGCATGTAGCTGATGCAGATGTCGACCTCGACGGTGAGCAGGGAGTCCTGCTTCTGGAACCGGCGGAGCAGGCTGACGTGGCTGGGGCTGGAGACCGTCGCCCGGCCGGCCGGCCCGACGATGAAGATGTTGTCGGTCTCTGCGGCCTCGATGATCTTGAACAAGTCGTCTTCTCCTGAATTGGTCTGGTTTGCGTCGTCCGATGTGTACGAACCGTCGTACTCGAAGTGCCACGGTTCGCGGGAGGCGAATCCGTCGCCCTTGGGCTGCCACCCGAACTTCGGGCCGTTGGCGTTCATCCAGTTCTTCGCGGACGTGCCGTAGCTGTCGACCCCTGCGCTGAAGTCGACGGCGAGACCGAGTCCGTGGATCGAGGTCCCGGGCGTCGCCGCTTCGTTGAAGCCAGGCTTCCCGGCTTTCCACCCGTCGTAGAGGTACTGCTGCCGCTCGAGGCTCCGGTACGCCTCAGCCATCGTGAGCGGCTTGTCGAGGGCCTTCTTGAAGGCCGTGTTCATCGCGCGGTAGGACGCGGCGGCACCCGAGAGCAGGTACTGGTTGCCGAGTCCGAGCGTCGAGACGGCGACGAGCACCAGCTCCGACGTCGGGATCTTCCCGTTCGCGTAGGCACTGGCCGCCCGCATGGCAGATGACCGTGCTCCGGCGGCCGGGGCCGACTCCGGGTACGACGGACCGAGCGGCCCGGTCGGTCCTGCGGCGTCGGCTCTGGTCGTTTCGGTCAGCGTCGCTGCGCCGAGTGTGGCAGCTGCTGCCGCTGCGAACAGCAACACGGACCGGCGGCTCGTTCCGCGCCGCTCGCCCGGAGGTCCCTCCCCCTCGGACCGGTCAGGATCGTTCGTCACTGTGCCCCCTTCCGGGAGGGCACGCCCCTCGTGTCCCCCCGGGAGCAGACTGGCAGTTCTGCCCCGCTCCGAGGCATCCCCACAACGGGGGGCATCCGCCCCCGGGTCAGTCGCGCCGGTGCTTGCCGAGCGACGCGGTCGGCGCTGCCATCGGGTGGTTCCGGAACCAGCGCAGCAGTTCGCGCGCACGACTGGCATCGGCGCTGACGTCACCGGCGGTCAGGAACTCGTTGAACCCCTCGGGCGTCGACGCCTGCTCGTCACGGTCGAACGCCATCGTCCAGTCGGGGAACCGACGGGTGTGGATGGACTCCTCGACCAGCAGCCGGACCTCGTCGTGCCGCGGATCCGCGACGATCCGGCCGTACGTCGCGATGACGGCGTCGGGCGGACCCTCCAGCAGCTGCATGAACCGACCGGATCGGTGGACGAGCATGCCGGTGAGACCGTCGGCGTTGTTCCGCGCCCGCGCGTACGCCAGGACCTCGTCGAGGTCGGCGTCGTCGAACGGCTGGGCGGCCGAGCTCATGTAGACGAGTGACTGCAGCATGATGGTCTCGATGATGTCTCATCCACGCGGGTCCGGGCCAGCCCCCGAACGGGACTGACCCCCTGCGGACGACGAGCGTCGGCGGGGACTGGCACGATGTCCCTGTGCCAGCAGCCCCGATGATCGACGCCGTCGACGTCATCCGCTTCGTCGGGCCGCAGACCTTCGGCCGCGCCCGAGACGTCGTCCGCGCCGGCCTGGTCGAGGAAGCCGCCTGGCACGAGGACGGCACGATCACCGCGGCGGTCAGCGGCAGCGCCGCCGACCCGTACGACGTCCAGGTCGAGACGACCATCGCCCGCGGCGAGTTCGTCCGCCCCGTCCGCAGCCGCTGCACCTGCCCCCTCGGCGGCGAGTGCAAGCACGTCGCCGCAGCGCTCCTCACCATCAACGCGCGTGCCCTGGCCGCGCAGGCCGGCCCGCGCACGCAGGCACCGACCCCGCCGACCCCGGACTGGAGGCGCGACCTCGCCCGCCTCGCCGGTGACGACGACGAGACCACCCGCTCCGCCGACGCGCCTGCGACTGGTGGGATGGGCCTCCAGTTCGAACTGCGCGACGCGGTACCGGCCCGACTCGCCGGACGCGCCCGTGCTGCGGGCCGGACGCTGCCGGTCGCCAGCCGGGCGGTCCGGCTCGGGGTGCGACCGGTCAGTCGGAGCGCGGCCGGCAACTGGGTGCGTGGGCAGCTCACGTGGGGTGCGCTCCCCTACTCGATGAACCGGCTCGGACTCGAGCCGGACCAGCACGCGTGGTTCATGCAGTTCGCTGCCCTGCACCGTGCCGGCGTGCTGGCGGGACTGCCCGGCGAGAGCGACTGGATCCACCTCGACGACTTCCGCAGTCCGCTGCTCTGGCCGCTGCTGCGGCAGGCCGGGCCACTCGGCATCGCGTTCGTGACCGGCAAACGGGAGGGCGGGGTCGACCTCGGCGTCGACGCCCGGGTCCTGCTCGACGCGGCCCGGACCGCCGACGGGCTGCTGATCGGGGCGAGCGCGGTGATCGACGGGCACCCGCTCGCCGAGGGCACTGCGCGCGTCGTCGGGGACCACGGCGTGTACGCGTTCCGCGAGTCGCCGGAGTTCCACGTCGTGCTCGCCCCGACGCCCGCTCCCGTGCCGGAGGACCAGCGGAGGATGCTCGTCGAGGCCACGCGGATCACCGTGCCCGTGGACGAGGTCGACGAGTTCCTGGCGGATTGGTCGCCGAAGCTCCGGGGTTCCCTCGGCCTGGTCAGCTCCGACGGGTCGCTCGCGCTCCCGGAACGGACCCCGCCGGAGCTCGTGCTCACCGTGACCTTCGAACCGGCCCGGGCGCCGCGGACCGACGACCGCGCGCACCTGCAGTGGCGCTGGAGCGTCGACGGCCGGAAGGACCCGGTGTCGCTGCACGGACCGTTGCCGGAGCTCGGCAGCGTGCTCGCGGCGGACGACGAGACGGAGGCGTCCGAGCCTCCCGGCCCAGGTGGCGGACTCGCGTGGTTCCAGGACGGGACCATCGACGGGGCCGACGTCGCCGTCCTGGCGAACGAGCTGCTGCCGGCTCTGCCCGCACGCGGGGTCCGTGTCGTCGTGCAGGGCGAGCGCGTCGACTACGAGCGCCTGACCGGGCGGCCGCACATCCGCGTCACGACCATGCCGTCCGACAAGCACGACTGGTTCGACCTCGGGATCTTCGTCAGCGTGAACGGCAAGGAGATCCCGTTCACGCCGCTGCTCCGGGCCCTCGCCAAGCGCGACCGCCGGATGAAGCTCGTCGACAACTCGTACCTGTCGCTCGCCGACCCCGCGTTCGACCGGCTGAAGGCGGTCATCGAGGAAGCGCGCGAGCTCGACGAGTGGGAGCCCGAGCAGCCGCTCACCGTGACGCCGTACCGGGCTGCGCTCTGGTCGGAGTTCGACCAGCTCGCCGACGAGACCGACCACGACGAACGGTGGAAGGAGATCGCCTCCCGCCTGCTCGACGTCACCGCCCCGGCCGACGCCGTCGTGCCGGAGACCGTGCACGCCGACCTCCGGCCGTACCAGCGCGACGGGTACGCCTGGCTGACGTTCCTGGTCGAACACGGCGTCGGCGGCGTGCTCGCCGACGACATGGGGCTCGGCAAGACCCTGCAGGCGCTCGCGATGATCGCCGACCGACGGGCCGCCGACCCGGAGGCGCCACCCTTCCTCGTCGTCGCGCCCACCTCGGTCGTCGGCAACTGGGCGGACGAGGCGGCGAAGTTCGTCCCGTCGCTGCGGGTCACCACGATCGCCGGGACGTCGATCAAGGACCCCGCGCGGGTCGCCCGGACCGCGGCCGCCTCGGACGTCGTCGTCACCTCGTACGCCCTGCTCCGGCTCGACGCGACCGCGTACCTCGACCTCAGCTGGTCGGCGCTGCTCCTCGACGAGGCCCAGTTCGTGAAGAACCCGCAGTCGCAGACCCACCGCGTCGCCGCCGAACTCCGTGCCCCCGTGAAGATCGCGATCACCGGGACGCCGCTCGAGAACGGGCTCGCCGACCTCTGGGCGCTGTTCGCCGTCGTCGCGCCCGGGCTGCTGTCGTCGTGGACCCGGTTCGGCGACGACTACGTGAAGCCGCTCGCGTCACCCGAACTCCGCGGGGCCGCCCGCAAGGAACTGACCGACCGACTCCGGCGACGCATCCGACCGCTCATGCTCCGACGGACGAAGGAGAGCGTCGCCGCGGACCTGCCCGAGAAGGTCGAACAGGTCGTCCGGGTCACCCTCGACCCCGCGCACCGCGACCTGTACGAGAAGACCCTGAACCGGGAACGGCTGAAGGTCCTGGACCTCGTCGACGACCTGGACCGCAACCGGATGATCGTCTTCCGCTCGCTGACCCTGCTCCGGATGCTCGCACTCTCCCCCGCACTCGTGTCGGACGACCACGGCGACGTGCCGAGCGCCAAGCTCGACCTGCTCCTCGACGAACTCGAGACCCTGGCGGCCGAGGGGCGTCGGGCGCTGGTGTTCAGCCAGTTCACCTCGTTCCTCCGGATGGTGTCCGCCGCCCTCGACGCACGCGGGGTCGCGTACGAGTACCTCGACGGCTCCACCCGGCGTCGCGGGGACGTCATCGACCGCTTCCGGAACGGCACCGCGCCGGCGTTCCTCATCTCGCTGAAGGCCGGCGGGTTCGGGCTCACCTTGACCGAGGCGGACACGGTGTTCGTCCTCGACCCGTGGTGGAACCCCGCCGCCGAGAACCAGGCCGTCGACCGCACGCACCGCATCGGGCAGACCCGGTCCGTCACGGTCGAGCGGCTCATCGCCGAGGACACCATCGAGGAGAAGGTGCTCGCGCTGGCGCAGCGGAAGGCCCAGCTGTTCGCCACGATGATCGACGACGACGCGCTGTTCGCCGAGGGGTTGAGCGCGGAGGACATCCGATCGCTGCTCGCCTGACCGGACGGCGAGACGCCCACGTCAGCGCGAGACGCCGCCGAACGGCCGAGACACCGCTGAGTTCGGCGGCGTTTCGGGGGTTCGGCGGCGTCTCGGCCGTTCGGCGTGGGTCAGGCGGCCAGGCCGTCGATCCGGGCGATCTCGTCGGCGCTCAGTTCGAGGGTCGCGCCGGCGGCGTTCGACCGGATGCGGTCCGGGTTCGACGACTTCGGGATCACCACGAACTGGTGGGCGACGTGCCAGGCGACGATGACCTGCGCGGCATCGGCGTCGTGGGCCTCGGCGATCTCCACGAGCGTCGGGTCCTGCAGGTTGCTCGCCTTGAAGGGGCTGTAGCCCTCGAGCACGACACCACGGTCGCGGAGTCCGTCGGCGACCGTGCGGTCGAACTCGACCGGGCTCCAGCGGATCTGGTTCACGGCCGGGGTCGCACCCGTCGCCTGGATGAGTTCGTCGATCTGGTCGAGCGAGTAGTTGCTGACCCCGATCGCCTTCGTCAGGCCGGCCTGCTGCGCCTCGACGAGCTGCTGCCACACCTCCGGGCTGGCCCCACCGTTCGGCGGCCAGTGGATGAGCCACAGGTCGAGGTGGTCGAGGCCGAGCTGGTCCAGGCTCTCCTCGATGGTCTCGCGGACGCGGTCGGCGTTGTCCGGCGGCAGCTTCGTCGTGACGAACAGGTCCTCGCGCGCCAGACCGGAGTCGGCGATCGCCTTGCCGACACCGCGCTGGTTGCGGTAGCCGGTGGCGGTGTCGATGTGGCGGTAGCCGGCCTCGAGGGCGGCGGCGACCGCGGCGGGAGCGTCGGACTCCTCGATCTGCCAGGTGCCGAAGCCGAGGAGCGGCATCGAGCCTCCGGTGACGGGCACGGACGGTTGGGCGTAGTCGGTCATGGTTCCTGCCTACGCGGACTGCGGCGCGTGCGTCCCAGGGTGTCGGCGGCCTCCGGCAGGATCGACGGGTCCCCCGAGCACCGCCAGGAGCACCACCGAACATGACGTCCCGCCGACGCCGCACCCGCGCCACCGTCCAGTCCTCGATCGTCACGCTCGTCCTCGCGGTGGGGGTGTGGGCGTTGTTCTCGTCCGGCGTGCTCTCCACCGGAGCAGACGCGACGACGAGCGCCGCACACACCCCGGGCACCGCCAGCACCCCGGGCGCCGCCAGCAGCGGCACGACCACCCGACCCACCGTGACCACGTCGACACCGGCGCCCGCGATGTCGGGGCCGAGCCGCGCCTCCAGTCAGGAGGCCGCCTCGGCCCGCGCGACGCTCGCCGGCATTCCGGTGAAGGGGAAGGCACCCGCGACCGGCTACGACCGGGAGGCCGACTTCGGCACCGCCTGGCTCGACGTCGACCACAACGGCTGCGACACCCGCAACGACGTGCTGGCCCGCGACCTGACCGACGTCGTCCGGCAGGGCCCCTGCAAGGTGGTGTCCGGAGACCTCGTCTCGCCGTACACGGGCGGTGCGATCGCGTTCGTCCGGGGGAACTCGACCTCGACCCTCGTGCAGATCGACCACGTCGTCGCACTCGAGAACGCCTGGCGCACCGGGGCGCAGCAGCTGTCCCAGGCCGAGCGGCAGGCCCTCGCGAACGACCCCGAGAACCTGTTCGCCGTCGACGGGCACTCGAACTCGCAGAAGCGCTCGGGCGACGCCGCGACCTGGCTGCCCGCGGCGACGGGGTTCCGGTGCGAGTACGTCGAGCACCAGGTCGCGGTGAAGGCGAAGTACCGGCTGTGGGTCGTCCCGGCCGAGCGGGACGCGATGGAGCGGGTCCTCAGCACCTGCTGAGCGGGTCGGGCACACCAGGTCAGGCGCACCGGGTCAGGGACACCAGGTCGGGCGCGCCAGGTCGGGCGCGCCCGGTCAGGCGAACCGCCTCAGTGCCCGAAGGCCCCGACTGCTCCCAAGGTGATGAGCACGACCAGGAACATGACTCCGGACGTCGCCAGCGCGACGGTCCAGCCCAGCGGCCGCGTGCGTCGCAGCCACGCGGCCAGGACCCCGCCGCCGATGAGCACGAGGGCGAGCACGATGCCGTCGACCACGGCGGTCTCGACGCCGATCGAGGGCCGGCACTCGCGCGTCGAGCTCTCCCAGTCGCAGCCGTACTGGGACAGCGTCGCGACGAACCAGCTGAGGACGACCAGTGCACCGGCGGCCATCGCCAGGAGGACGAACGCCGTGATCGTCACGACCAGGTCGATCGTCGACGCGACCGACCGCGGTTGCGGTTGCGGTTCCGCCATCGCGTGCTGCTCGGTCACTTCGTCAGACATGTTCCCCACTTCCCCGGCCCCCTCGGCCTCCGCAAGCCTAGACGGCAGCGGCCAGCACGTCCGCACCGCTCGCGGTCAGACAACACCTGTAGCGTAAGTGCCGTCCGGCGGACGCCCGTCGGACCGGACTCGCCGCTCAGCGCCGCGCCGTCACACGCACGCTCCCCGGACCCCGAGCCCTTCATCGTCGAAGACCGCAGGAGGCCTCCACCACATGACCGACACCAGCTCCACCAGCACCAGCACCACCAGCACCCGCTTCGCCGACCGCGTCGTCCTCATCACCGGCGGCGGCTCCGGCCTCGGCCGTGCGACCGCCGTCCGCCTGGCCACCGAGGGCGCAAAGCTCGCCCTCGTGGACGTCTCCGAGCAGGGTCTCGAGGCGACGAAGACCGCCGTGCTCCAGGTCGCTCCGAACGCCGACATCCTCACCACCATCGCCGACGTCGCCGACGAGGCCCAGGTCGAGGCGTACGTCGCCGCCACGGTCGACCGCTTCGGCCGCATCGACGGCTTCTTCAACAACGCCGGCATCGAAGGCAAGCAGAACCTCACCGAGTCGTTCACCGCCGCCGAGTTCGACAAGGTCGTCTCGATCAACCTCCGTGGCGTGTTCCTGGGCCTCGAGAAGGTCCTCGCCGTGATGCGCGAGCAGGGCTCCGGCATGGTCGTCAACACGGCCAGCGTCGGCGGCATCCGTGGCGTCGGCAACCAGTCCGGCTACGCGGCCGCCAAGCACGGCGTCGTCGGCCTGACCCGCAACTCGGCCGTCGAGTACGGCGAGTTCGGCATCCGCATCAACGCGATCGCACCGGGCGCCATCTGGACGCCGATGGTCGAGAACTCGATGAAGCAGATCGACGCGGAGAACCCGCGGAAGGCCGCCGAGGAGTTCATCCAGATCAACCCCACGAAGCGCTACGGCGAGGCACCCGAGATCGCCGCGGTCGTCGCCTTCCTGCTCTCCGACGACGCGTCGTACATCAACGCCGCGGTCGTGCCGATCGACGGCGGGCAGTCCGCCAAGTACTGACCCTCACGGTCCGTGTCACCGGGGCGCGCCTTCCTGACGGGAGGCGCGCCCCGCCAGTTCCGCCCGTCCTGCGTGGCAGCATGGCCGCTGTCACGAGCGTGGGGGGAACGCGATGCAGATGAACCGTGGAACCGGGGTCGGCCAGCTCACGCTGCCGGAGGCGCTGGCGCTCCTCCTCATCTCGCCCGAGGGTCGGATCACGACCGCCGGCAGGGTGTTCGACCTCGGCCTGGCCGGAGCCGCACTCGGTGACCTGGCGCTCCGAGGCCGTGTCACCCTCGACCACGGCCGTGTCGCCGTCGCGACGGCCCCGCCGATCGGCGAACCGACGCTCGACGGGTTCACGAGCTTCCTCGCGGCAGCGCCGTCGCCGCAGCAGCCCGCCACGTGGGTCAGGCGGCTGTCCGACCGGGCACTCCGGGAGTCCGTGCTCGGCGGGCTCGTCGTCCGGGGCGTCCTCGGACGCGAGCCAGGCCGGGCGCGCGCGTTCTTCCCCACGACTGTCTGGCCCGAACGGGACCCCCGCCCCGAACAGGCG
Protein-coding sequences here:
- a CDS encoding M15 family metallopeptidase; its protein translation is MRAASAYANGKIPTSELVLVAVSTLGLGNQYLLSGAAASYRAMNTAFKKALDKPLTMAEAYRSLERQQYLYDGWKAGKPGFNEAATPGTSIHGLGLAVDFSAGVDSYGTSAKNWMNANGPKFGWQPKGDGFASREPWHFEYDGSYTSDDANQTNSGEDDLFKIIEAAETDNIFIVGPAGRATVSSPSHVSLLRRFQKQDSLLTVEVDICISYMRKVY
- a CDS encoding BLUF domain-containing protein; translated protein: MLQSLVYMSSAAQPFDDADLDEVLAYARARNNADGLTGMLVHRSGRFMQLLEGPPDAVIATYGRIVADPRHDEVRLLVEESIHTRRFPDWTMAFDRDEQASTPEGFNEFLTAGDVSADASRARELLRWFRNHPMAAPTASLGKHRRD
- a CDS encoding DEAD/DEAH box helicase, producing MPAAPMIDAVDVIRFVGPQTFGRARDVVRAGLVEEAAWHEDGTITAAVSGSAADPYDVQVETTIARGEFVRPVRSRCTCPLGGECKHVAAALLTINARALAAQAGPRTQAPTPPTPDWRRDLARLAGDDDETTRSADAPATGGMGLQFELRDAVPARLAGRARAAGRTLPVASRAVRLGVRPVSRSAAGNWVRGQLTWGALPYSMNRLGLEPDQHAWFMQFAALHRAGVLAGLPGESDWIHLDDFRSPLLWPLLRQAGPLGIAFVTGKREGGVDLGVDARVLLDAARTADGLLIGASAVIDGHPLAEGTARVVGDHGVYAFRESPEFHVVLAPTPAPVPEDQRRMLVEATRITVPVDEVDEFLADWSPKLRGSLGLVSSDGSLALPERTPPELVLTVTFEPARAPRTDDRAHLQWRWSVDGRKDPVSLHGPLPELGSVLAADDETEASEPPGPGGGLAWFQDGTIDGADVAVLANELLPALPARGVRVVVQGERVDYERLTGRPHIRVTTMPSDKHDWFDLGIFVSVNGKEIPFTPLLRALAKRDRRMKLVDNSYLSLADPAFDRLKAVIEEARELDEWEPEQPLTVTPYRAALWSEFDQLADETDHDERWKEIASRLLDVTAPADAVVPETVHADLRPYQRDGYAWLTFLVEHGVGGVLADDMGLGKTLQALAMIADRRAADPEAPPFLVVAPTSVVGNWADEAAKFVPSLRVTTIAGTSIKDPARVARTAAASDVVVTSYALLRLDATAYLDLSWSALLLDEAQFVKNPQSQTHRVAAELRAPVKIAITGTPLENGLADLWALFAVVAPGLLSSWTRFGDDYVKPLASPELRGAARKELTDRLRRRIRPLMLRRTKESVAADLPEKVEQVVRVTLDPAHRDLYEKTLNRERLKVLDLVDDLDRNRMIVFRSLTLLRMLALSPALVSDDHGDVPSAKLDLLLDELETLAAEGRRALVFSQFTSFLRMVSAALDARGVAYEYLDGSTRRRGDVIDRFRNGTAPAFLISLKAGGFGLTLTEADTVFVLDPWWNPAAENQAVDRTHRIGQTRSVTVERLIAEDTIEEKVLALAQRKAQLFATMIDDDALFAEGLSAEDIRSLLA
- a CDS encoding aldo/keto reductase, with amino-acid sequence MTDYAQPSVPVTGGSMPLLGFGTWQIEESDAPAAVAAALEAGYRHIDTATGYRNQRGVGKAIADSGLAREDLFVTTKLPPDNADRVRETIEESLDQLGLDHLDLWLIHWPPNGGASPEVWQQLVEAQQAGLTKAIGVSNYSLDQIDELIQATGATPAVNQIRWSPVEFDRTVADGLRDRGVVLEGYSPFKASNLQDPTLVEIAEAHDADAAQVIVAWHVAHQFVVIPKSSNPDRIRSNAAGATLELSADEIARIDGLAA
- a CDS encoding HNH endonuclease family protein, whose translation is MTSRRRRTRATVQSSIVTLVLAVGVWALFSSGVLSTGADATTSAAHTPGTASTPGAASSGTTTRPTVTTSTPAPAMSGPSRASSQEAASARATLAGIPVKGKAPATGYDREADFGTAWLDVDHNGCDTRNDVLARDLTDVVRQGPCKVVSGDLVSPYTGGAIAFVRGNSTSTLVQIDHVVALENAWRTGAQQLSQAERQALANDPENLFAVDGHSNSQKRSGDAATWLPAATGFRCEYVEHQVAVKAKYRLWVVPAERDAMERVLSTC
- a CDS encoding SDR family oxidoreductase, translated to MTDTSSTSTSTTSTRFADRVVLITGGGSGLGRATAVRLATEGAKLALVDVSEQGLEATKTAVLQVAPNADILTTIADVADEAQVEAYVAATVDRFGRIDGFFNNAGIEGKQNLTESFTAAEFDKVVSINLRGVFLGLEKVLAVMREQGSGMVVNTASVGGIRGVGNQSGYAAAKHGVVGLTRNSAVEYGEFGIRINAIAPGAIWTPMVENSMKQIDAENPRKAAEEFIQINPTKRYGEAPEIAAVVAFLLSDDASYINAAVVPIDGGQSAKY
- a CDS encoding GOLPH3/VPS74 family protein; translation: MNRGTGVGQLTLPEALALLLISPEGRITTAGRVFDLGLAGAALGDLALRGRVTLDHGRVAVATAPPIGEPTLDGFTSFLAAAPSPQQPATWVRRLSDRALRESVLGGLVVRGVLGREPGRARAFFPTTVWPERDPRPEQALRAEVDAVLRGQAPPTPFTTALIGLLRSTRTLRQQFGTHDRTRVRSITGDDWVAAAVRVVVKQTQSRGDGFTGGGFVASGSDGGDWAFSGSDGGGHHGGDSGGGDSGGGDGGGGGD